The following are encoded together in the Janthinobacterium sp. Marseille genome:
- a CDS encoding xanthine dehydrogenase family protein molybdopterin-binding subunit codes for MSTVFDNENGNDALNLPALPSMTRRTWLKGAGALTGLALTIGAAGIVRAATSDEVKKYGGDGMPGGLVDDTLVFVSIAADGIVTIVAHRSEMGQGVRTSLPMVVADELEADWGKVRVAQALGMQEKYGNQNTDGSRSMRHSFEPMRRVGAAARQMLEMAAAQQWNVKPTEVQAKNHEVIHAKTGRRLGYGALAEAAAKITPPAAKDLRLKKPSEFRYIGKESTRGIDFRNIVTGNTQYGIDTRLPGMLYAVVARPLVMGGKVRSFDASEALKVSGVIQVIELKSSPAPAGFHPLGGIAVIAKNTWAAIKGREALKITWDDGKHASYNSAEYKKTLQDAARKPAKAVRNNGDTMNVLAKSTRRMEAEYYLPHIAHATMEPPSATAHIVDGKCEVWACVQAPQAAREIVATHLKLKPEDVTVHVTLLGGGFGRKSKPDFVAEAALLSQAMKGVPVKVTWTREDDIHNDYFHTVSVERLEVALDAGGKPTAWLHRTAAPTIASIFSEGAKGEQPFELGMSAVNIPFTIPNFRVEAPEVEAHTRIGWFRSVSNIPHVFAIQSFVAELAAAAKRDHRDYLLDLIGPARKINPKDMADEWNYGESPERYPLDTGRMRNTVTLATNKAGWGRKLPKGHGLGLAVSYSFVTYVAVVIEAVISDKGELSIPRVDIAVDCGAQINPDRIRSQIEGACIMGLSLALTGEITFKDGRAEQGNFHEYEVMRSMDAPREIRVHFIKHDFDVPLGGVGEPATPPIAPALCNAIFAATGKRIRDLPLRNQLQASAK; via the coding sequence ATGAGCACAGTATTCGATAATGAAAATGGCAATGACGCGCTGAACCTGCCGGCCTTGCCATCCATGACACGCCGCACCTGGCTCAAAGGTGCGGGTGCGCTCACCGGCCTGGCACTCACGATTGGTGCCGCCGGTATCGTGCGTGCCGCTACCAGCGATGAAGTCAAAAAATATGGCGGCGACGGCATGCCGGGTGGCCTGGTCGATGACACGCTGGTATTCGTATCAATCGCTGCCGACGGCATCGTGACCATCGTCGCGCATCGTTCCGAAATGGGACAAGGCGTGCGCACCAGCCTGCCTATGGTGGTGGCCGATGAACTGGAAGCGGACTGGGGCAAGGTACGCGTCGCGCAAGCCCTCGGCATGCAGGAAAAATACGGCAACCAAAATACCGACGGTTCGCGCAGCATGCGCCATTCATTCGAGCCTATGCGTCGCGTCGGTGCGGCGGCACGCCAGATGCTGGAAATGGCCGCGGCACAACAATGGAATGTGAAACCGACGGAAGTGCAGGCGAAGAACCATGAAGTCATCCACGCCAAAACCGGCCGCCGCCTCGGCTATGGTGCATTGGCCGAAGCGGCCGCAAAAATCACTCCGCCTGCAGCCAAGGACTTGCGCCTGAAGAAACCATCCGAGTTCCGCTATATCGGCAAGGAAAGCACACGCGGTATCGACTTCCGGAATATCGTCACCGGCAATACCCAATACGGCATAGATACCCGCCTGCCCGGCATGCTGTACGCAGTCGTCGCACGCCCGCTGGTAATGGGTGGCAAGGTACGCAGCTTTGATGCATCCGAAGCACTCAAAGTGTCGGGCGTAATACAAGTGATCGAATTGAAAAGCAGCCCTGCGCCAGCCGGATTCCATCCATTGGGTGGCATCGCCGTCATCGCAAAAAACACCTGGGCTGCCATTAAAGGACGTGAAGCGCTCAAGATCACCTGGGATGATGGCAAGCATGCCAGCTACAACTCGGCCGAGTACAAAAAGACTTTGCAGGATGCCGCGCGTAAACCGGCCAAGGCCGTACGCAACAATGGCGACACCATGAATGTACTGGCCAAGTCTACGCGCCGGATGGAAGCTGAATACTATCTGCCGCATATCGCCCATGCGACGATGGAACCACCGTCCGCCACCGCCCACATCGTCGATGGCAAATGCGAAGTCTGGGCCTGCGTCCAGGCACCGCAGGCGGCACGTGAAATCGTCGCCACCCACCTCAAACTCAAACCGGAAGACGTCACCGTGCATGTCACGCTGCTGGGAGGCGGTTTCGGCCGCAAGTCCAAACCCGACTTCGTGGCGGAAGCCGCACTGCTGTCGCAGGCCATGAAAGGCGTGCCGGTCAAGGTGACATGGACGCGTGAAGACGATATCCACAATGACTACTTCCACACTGTTTCCGTCGAGCGACTCGAAGTAGCGCTGGATGCAGGCGGCAAACCTACGGCCTGGCTGCATCGTACCGCCGCACCAACCATTGCATCGATCTTTAGCGAAGGTGCGAAGGGTGAACAGCCGTTCGAACTCGGCATGTCGGCAGTCAATATCCCGTTCACGATACCCAACTTCCGCGTCGAAGCACCGGAGGTCGAAGCCCATACCCGCATCGGCTGGTTCCGTTCGGTCTCGAATATTCCGCATGTGTTTGCGATCCAGTCATTCGTGGCTGAACTGGCGGCGGCAGCCAAGCGCGACCACCGGGACTATTTGCTGGACCTGATCGGACCGGCGCGAAAAATCAATCCCAAGGATATGGCGGATGAATGGAATTACGGCGAATCGCCTGAGCGTTATCCGCTGGATACCGGCCGCATGCGCAACACCGTTACCCTCGCCACCAACAAGGCGGGCTGGGGTCGCAAACTGCCCAAGGGACACGGCCTCGGTCTCGCGGTCAGCTATAGCTTCGTCACCTATGTCGCGGTCGTCATCGAAGCGGTGATTTCGGACAAGGGTGAACTCTCGATTCCGCGTGTTGATATTGCCGTCGATTGCGGCGCGCAAATCAATCCGGATCGTATCCGCTCGCAAATCGAAGGTGCCTGCATCATGGGGCTGAGCCTGGCGCTGACCGGTGAAATCACTTTCAAGGATGGCCGTGCCGAGCAAGGCAATTTCCATGAGTACGAAGTCATGCGTTCAATGGATGCGCCGCGTGAAATACGCGTGCACTTTATCAAGCATGATTTTGATGTGCCCCTGGGCGGCGTCGGTGAACCTGCTACGCCACCGATAGCACCCGCCTTGTGCAACGCAATTTTCGCTGCAACCGGTAAACGCATACGCGACCTGCCGCTGCGCAATCAATTGCAGGCGTCTGCAAAATAG
- a CDS encoding EAL domain-containing protein — translation MGMPVNSSSKQSLRMRRALLLSSIALAGITLVWALYFVMRGNWDIWPLNVLSITVALAAAVMTLRGHIRAASVILFCAVYLILCVFCAFVDVPTPEAPRSNQNYFLVVGLFAWLVFKGDKPWLRHGMVLLALLGFIFFASSAWVPTMDYALGADVRVPGTWIHNILVCGLLWTLLWVMQADLSERNVMEADLRKALQDNQLMLYYQPQTGNDGRIVGAEALLRWRHPVKGMVSPADFIPLAEQTGLILPIGHWVLGMACAQLISWSKHPATAQLSLAINVSALQFKQPDFVSQVVSVLDRSGADPHLLELELTESMLVNDVNDIIAKMNALKEKGLRLSLDDFGTGYSSLSYLKKLPLDQLKIDQSFVRDMLFDSNDVTIVRTVVELARGMGLHVIAEGVETQEQRQFLAELGCLSFQGYLLSRPVPNAEFEAVVLAHNTALKLPGLATDKVALTENLS, via the coding sequence ATGGGTATGCCGGTCAACTCCAGCAGTAAGCAGTCGCTTCGCATGCGCCGCGCCTTGCTGCTGAGTTCGATCGCCCTCGCCGGCATCACTTTGGTGTGGGCCCTGTACTTTGTCATGCGTGGCAACTGGGATATCTGGCCCCTTAATGTGCTTTCCATCACGGTAGCGCTTGCTGCCGCCGTCATGACTTTGCGCGGCCATATACGTGCAGCCTCCGTCATCCTGTTTTGCGCGGTCTATCTCATCCTGTGTGTGTTTTGTGCTTTCGTTGACGTACCGACACCGGAAGCACCACGCTCCAACCAGAATTATTTTCTCGTGGTCGGGCTCTTCGCCTGGCTGGTATTCAAGGGGGATAAGCCATGGCTGCGACACGGCATGGTGTTGCTGGCTTTACTCGGTTTCATTTTCTTTGCCAGTAGCGCATGGGTGCCGACGATGGATTACGCGTTGGGTGCGGATGTGCGGGTGCCCGGTACCTGGATCCACAATATATTGGTCTGCGGCTTATTGTGGACGCTGCTGTGGGTAATGCAGGCCGACCTGTCCGAGCGTAATGTCATGGAAGCCGATTTGCGCAAGGCGCTGCAGGATAATCAATTGATGCTGTACTACCAGCCGCAAACCGGAAATGATGGCCGGATTGTCGGTGCAGAAGCATTGTTGCGCTGGCGGCATCCGGTCAAGGGCATGGTGTCGCCGGCCGATTTCATTCCATTGGCCGAGCAAACCGGGCTGATCCTGCCGATCGGGCATTGGGTGCTGGGCATGGCTTGTGCGCAATTGATCTCCTGGTCCAAACATCCGGCCACGGCGCAGCTGAGCCTGGCAATCAATGTCAGCGCACTGCAGTTCAAGCAGCCGGATTTTGTCAGCCAGGTCGTATCAGTGCTGGACAGGTCCGGTGCCGATCCGCATTTGCTGGAACTCGAATTGACGGAAAGCATGCTGGTCAATGATGTGAACGATATCATCGCCAAGATGAATGCACTCAAAGAAAAGGGTTTGCGTTTGTCGCTGGATGACTTTGGTACCGGTTACTCATCGCTGAGTTACCTGAAAAAACTGCCGCTGGATCAGCTCAAGATCGATCAATCGTTTGTGCGCGATATGCTCTTCGATTCGAATGACGTCACGATAGTACGTACGGTAGTGGAACTGGCACGCGGCATGGGTTTGCACGTGATAGCAGAAGGCGTGGAAACGCAGGAGCAAAGGCAGTTCCTGGCCGAGCTCGGCTGCCTGTCATTCCAGGGTTACCTGTTGAGCCGGCCGGTACCAAATGCGGAATTTGAAGCGGTGGTACTGGCGCATAATACCGCGCTCAAGTTGCCAGGCCTTGCCACCGACAAGGTCGCGCTGACGGAAAACCTTTCCTGA
- a CDS encoding XdhC family protein, translating into MDSIDLEVLKAADSWLDAGHACELVTVVQTWGSSPRPVGAMMVLRGDGLVIGSVSGGCIEDDLMARVRNAERKHELPELLTYGISAEEAFRFGLPCGGTIKLVVEPLSGKSRIKQLLAHVLRHDLVMRQLDLLSGAVRLAPAQAGAVLDLTLSVLTTIHGPRWRLLIIGAGQLSQFLAQIASGLDYQVVVCDPREEYRLAWQVAGVEVIHAMPDDLVLEMKMDSRTAVVALTHDPKLDDLALMEALKSEAFYVGAIGSRINNARRRERLKEFDLSDAQLQRLHGPIGLYIGSKTPAEIAISILAELTAIRNGVALPAKMSVAGAKDEMEMPLWSPDEHEAVPKQLN; encoded by the coding sequence ATGGATAGCATCGATCTGGAAGTACTCAAGGCCGCCGATAGCTGGCTGGATGCAGGTCATGCCTGCGAGCTGGTCACTGTCGTGCAAACCTGGGGTTCCAGCCCGCGTCCGGTCGGTGCAATGATGGTGCTGCGCGGAGATGGGCTGGTCATCGGCTCGGTCTCCGGCGGTTGCATCGAAGACGACTTGATGGCACGTGTACGCAATGCAGAACGAAAACACGAATTGCCTGAACTCCTGACTTACGGCATCAGTGCGGAAGAGGCTTTCCGTTTCGGCCTGCCTTGCGGCGGCACCATCAAGCTGGTGGTCGAACCCCTGTCCGGAAAAAGCCGGATCAAGCAGTTACTGGCGCACGTGCTGCGCCATGACCTGGTCATGCGCCAGCTTGACCTGCTCAGCGGTGCCGTGCGGCTCGCGCCTGCCCAGGCAGGTGCAGTACTGGACCTCACACTCAGTGTGTTGACCACTATCCACGGTCCGCGCTGGCGCCTGCTGATCATAGGCGCCGGACAGCTATCGCAATTCCTCGCGCAAATCGCAAGCGGCCTTGATTACCAGGTGGTGGTATGCGACCCACGCGAAGAATACCGGCTGGCCTGGCAAGTCGCAGGGGTGGAAGTCATCCATGCGATGCCGGACGACCTGGTGCTGGAAATGAAAATGGATAGCCGTACCGCAGTGGTCGCCCTCACGCATGATCCGAAACTGGATGACCTCGCCTTAATGGAAGCATTGAAATCCGAGGCCTTCTATGTCGGCGCAATTGGCTCGCGTATCAACAATGCACGCCGCCGTGAACGCCTGAAAGAATTCGATCTCAGTGATGCACAATTGCAGCGCCTGCACGGTCCGATCGGCCTGTATATAGGCAGCAAGACGCCTGCCGAAATCGCAATCTCTATCCTGGCCGAGCTGACTGCGATACGCAACGGTGTCGCCCTGCCGGCGAAGATGAGCGTGGCCGGCGCGAAGGATGAAATGGAAATGCCGCTGTGGTCGCCCGACGAGCATGAGGCAGTGCCGAAACAGCTCAATTGA
- a CDS encoding (2Fe-2S)-binding protein, translating into MATLTINGKQHQMDLSDDTPLLWALRDHLGMTGTKFGCGMALCGACTVHLNGQAIRSCITPVSAAVGQNITTIEAMSEDSVGKRVQQAWTELGVPQCGYCQSGQIMSATALLKTTPHPTDAEIESAMSGNICRCGTYTRIRAAIKQASAKKGQ; encoded by the coding sequence ATGGCGACTCTCACTATCAACGGCAAACAACATCAAATGGACCTGTCCGACGACACTCCCTTGCTGTGGGCATTACGTGACCACCTGGGCATGACGGGAACGAAATTCGGTTGCGGCATGGCTTTATGCGGTGCCTGTACCGTCCACCTCAACGGCCAGGCCATACGATCCTGCATCACGCCGGTGTCGGCGGCGGTCGGGCAAAACATTACGACCATCGAAGCAATGTCGGAAGACAGTGTTGGCAAGCGTGTACAACAGGCGTGGACCGAGCTCGGTGTGCCGCAATGCGGCTACTGCCAGTCCGGACAAATCATGTCCGCCACCGCCCTGCTGAAAACCACACCGCATCCGACGGATGCCGAGATTGAATCGGCGATGAGCGGCAATATTTGCCGCTGCGGTACCTACACACGCATACGCGCTGCCATCAAACAAGCTTCCGCGAAGAAGGGTCAATAA
- a CDS encoding ShlB/FhaC/HecB family hemolysin secretion/activation protein, which translates to MSFDRVYAPSGLVLALCLSSSTVALAQVLPNAGSTLRESQQSAPALPMPATGTIQLPPEPPAPVPTVDSIRFQVQAFRISGNQSIDSALLLPLVQDVTGAERSLGELEQAASRITAYYREHGYLVARAYIPAQDIQGGVVEITVLEGHYDKVRLDNQSGFSDAILQRYLTPQQLGETVNDAELERAILLIQDVTQAAQAGGNLQPGALPGTTDLTLKVGPAPGWQARLEADNYGVRNTGRNRFGGAVQWNNPTGNADRLDARVFTTADGQDYARLGYSIAVGGDGLRLGLAYVESRYQVGGDFAALDAYGRAGVWSATASYPLRRSRDFNLNLEAGLDQKSLQDNVGAFASSTRKSNQVAGLGLSGDVRNRIASSEGTTTFSLRAESGRLDIETPLAREIDALSARTNGAYQRYTYALAQYQWLGNSTMLLLSVNGQQASKNLDSAEKMSLGGPFAVRAYPSGEASGDKGYVATAEIRHTLDQQLLPGQLMLSGFVDSGMVETNAKPFIQGDNQRRLSGAGVGLSFAMQNRLELRLMYAHKIGAATARSDTDRSGRIWGMLAFMF; encoded by the coding sequence ATGTCGTTTGATCGTGTTTATGCGCCATCCGGCCTGGTCCTGGCCTTGTGTTTAAGTAGCAGCACAGTCGCGCTAGCGCAGGTCTTGCCCAATGCGGGCAGCACCTTGCGCGAATCGCAGCAATCAGCACCAGCCTTGCCCATGCCCGCGACGGGTACGATACAGCTGCCACCGGAGCCGCCGGCACCGGTGCCGACTGTCGATAGCATACGCTTCCAGGTCCAGGCCTTTCGCATCAGCGGGAATCAGTCCATAGATAGCGCGCTGCTGTTGCCGCTGGTGCAGGATGTCACCGGTGCCGAGCGCAGCCTGGGTGAACTGGAGCAGGCTGCATCACGCATCACAGCCTACTATCGTGAACATGGTTATCTGGTGGCACGTGCTTATATTCCGGCGCAGGATATCCAGGGCGGTGTGGTGGAAATTACCGTGCTGGAAGGACATTACGACAAGGTCAGGCTGGACAACCAATCCGGTTTTTCCGACGCCATCCTGCAGCGCTACCTGACACCGCAACAGTTGGGTGAAACGGTCAATGATGCAGAACTGGAGCGGGCGATCCTGCTGATACAGGATGTCACGCAGGCGGCCCAGGCTGGCGGCAACCTGCAGCCAGGTGCACTACCTGGCACAACTGACCTCACCCTCAAGGTCGGGCCGGCTCCGGGCTGGCAGGCAAGGCTCGAAGCCGATAACTATGGCGTGCGCAATACCGGTCGCAACCGTTTCGGCGGTGCCGTGCAGTGGAACAATCCTACCGGCAACGCAGATCGCCTGGATGCACGTGTGTTTACAACCGCTGACGGGCAGGATTACGCGCGCCTCGGCTACAGCATCGCCGTCGGCGGTGATGGTTTGCGCCTGGGCCTGGCCTATGTCGAATCGCGCTATCAGGTTGGCGGTGATTTCGCCGCGCTGGATGCATATGGCCGCGCCGGCGTGTGGTCAGCCACCGCCAGCTATCCGCTGCGCCGCTCACGTGATTTCAACCTGAACCTGGAAGCGGGGCTGGATCAAAAGTCCCTGCAGGATAATGTCGGTGCCTTTGCCAGCAGCACGCGCAAAAGCAATCAGGTTGCCGGCCTGGGTTTGAGCGGTGATGTGCGGAATCGTATAGCTTCATCCGAAGGCACGACTACCTTCAGCCTGCGTGCCGAAAGCGGACGACTCGATATCGAAACGCCGCTGGCACGTGAGATTGATGCTTTATCAGCGCGTACCAATGGTGCATATCAACGCTACACCTACGCGCTGGCGCAATATCAATGGCTCGGCAACAGCACCATGTTGCTGCTGTCGGTCAATGGACAACAGGCGTCAAAGAATCTCGATTCAGCGGAAAAAATGTCCTTGGGCGGACCGTTCGCAGTGCGCGCCTATCCAAGCGGTGAAGCATCGGGTGACAAAGGTTATGTAGCAACGGCAGAGATCCGCCATACGCTGGACCAGCAATTATTACCAGGCCAGTTGATGCTGAGCGGCTTTGTCGATAGCGGTATGGTCGAGACCAATGCCAAACCTTTCATCCAGGGCGACAACCAGCGTCGCTTGTCCGGCGCCGGTGTCGGCCTGTCCTTCGCGATGCAAAACAGGCTGGAATTGCGCCTGATGTACGCGCATAAAATTGGGGCCGCCACTGCGCGTAGCGATACGGATCGTTCCGGCCGTATCTGGGGCATGCTGGCTTTCATGTTTTAA
- a CDS encoding filamentous hemagglutinin N-terminal domain-containing protein: MNHIYRVIRSRTHGALIAVSELSTGGGRNKRRSARRLAVLLSGLLPAALVCAAPVGGEVSAGSGNISQSGNTTTIQQNSDRLAINWNSFNIGANESVRFNQPGAHAIALNRVLGQDPSKILGNLSANGQVFILNPNGVLFGNGAQVNVGGLVATTMKLSDSDFMNGNGKYVFTPGGVAGASVVNQGEIAANGGYIALLAPKVINEGKLIADGGNVTLAAGTEMTLTLAAHSLLTLSIDQGAVDALAANHHLIQADGGVVLLSSKGQDAVLSGVVNNTGVIQARTVSNQNGEIRLMAYGGTVLVDGTLDASATAGGNGGFIDTSGGKVKIADSVQVTTAAARGKTGMWLIDPNDFIIANSGGDIAATSLSSLLGGTNITFKTVTDGHAGNGDIFVNDAVSWNSGNTLTLEAERNINLNAAINAGQGGLTLNAVNTISAPAAVNVKTFTLNGGNWIQNSSNLAAFSAQDFRINGGSFLRAAGGDGSSGNAYRIADVYGLQGVGSSPALLAGSYRLTNDIDASGTANWNNGAGFVPIGDAANSFKGNFDGQGYVVANMTINRLSQNYVGLFGQVENGSLSNIGVIGGSFVGAAYVGPLAGSLLNSSVHNAHATGSASGNEGGSDFVGGLVGVNYQGSSITKSFATGVVSGINNVGGLVGWNYGQIDQAYASGNVNGQQGVGGLVGLNDGGQIRNAYATGAVRGVTGVGGLIGNIQDGGQVRNTYASGAVTGSGSNIGGLVGSNEIRTPGATLATIDASYWNTQTSGRGSSAGGEGRTTQEMQGGGSRPIFAGWDFASIWKRDVGVPVFVWNFTPKTVASVTQNNALTESVTAIQASTAADTKTGTRQTDANILLKSTSPSLIETTLKSQAEIFEENMKLLAELIAKSKKLADGTDPQVTESGNGKIDSLIGDLVKTILPSNVLNPTQIAAIVAEVNKQIAGAKPLDLNNVQPLSDPAANGTKGVSVSDARRNALNERMAERDKAKGELKAQGAAIQTAADQMMSGAITALVTGVLNAGLEVLGTPITSQAPGKVATNGTTNGGTAAPQDVKAHIDELNQMVQDRMGQMRDFIASMKEVEAGAMAAIGGGTPAGAAAATQVPGTAANNGTATLPELTDPMAKIQAMQQALAEKRNEARANANANTAAQLDAGLATADQIRAAGQKGMQNGITAAAAGIANGAGSLSGTAIGATLAEKTAAAATLGNRTNTVRPSMRDVLATQTLTPAAGRPATGAGSAANVGTALSPDAAALLQKGVEMAVRDGQRPTAVSDLLGK; the protein is encoded by the coding sequence ATGAACCATATCTACCGCGTGATCAGGAGCAGGACCCACGGCGCACTGATCGCCGTCTCCGAACTTTCTACCGGCGGCGGGCGTAACAAGCGCCGTAGCGCGCGACGCCTGGCAGTACTCCTGTCCGGCTTGTTGCCGGCAGCACTGGTCTGTGCTGCACCGGTCGGTGGCGAGGTGAGTGCGGGTAGTGGCAATATTTCCCAAAGCGGCAATACCACCACCATCCAGCAAAATAGTGATCGCCTCGCGATCAACTGGAACAGCTTCAATATCGGCGCGAATGAGAGCGTGCGCTTCAACCAGCCCGGTGCACATGCGATTGCGCTCAATCGTGTACTGGGCCAGGACCCGTCAAAAATCCTCGGCAACCTGTCGGCCAACGGCCAGGTATTTATCCTGAATCCGAATGGCGTCCTGTTCGGCAATGGTGCGCAAGTCAATGTCGGCGGCCTGGTTGCAACGACCATGAAGCTGAGTGACAGCGACTTCATGAACGGCAATGGCAAGTATGTATTTACACCGGGCGGCGTAGCAGGAGCCAGTGTAGTGAATCAGGGTGAGATCGCAGCTAACGGTGGCTACATCGCCTTGCTGGCACCGAAAGTCATCAACGAAGGAAAGCTCATTGCAGATGGCGGCAATGTGACGCTGGCGGCGGGAACGGAAATGACCCTGACGCTGGCTGCACATAGCTTGCTGACGCTGAGCATAGACCAGGGAGCGGTTGATGCGCTGGCCGCCAACCATCACCTGATCCAGGCAGATGGCGGCGTGGTACTGCTGAGCAGCAAAGGGCAGGACGCGGTGCTGTCCGGTGTGGTCAACAACACGGGCGTCATTCAGGCACGCACAGTCAGCAATCAAAATGGTGAAATCCGCCTGATGGCTTATGGCGGTACCGTATTGGTCGACGGCACACTGGATGCGTCCGCCACAGCTGGTGGCAATGGCGGCTTCATCGATACGTCCGGCGGCAAGGTCAAGATCGCAGACAGCGTGCAAGTCACGACAGCAGCAGCGCGTGGCAAGACCGGCATGTGGCTGATAGACCCGAACGACTTCATCATCGCCAATAGCGGCGGCGACATTGCTGCCACTAGCCTGAGCAGCTTGTTGGGCGGCACCAATATAACGTTCAAGACCGTTACTGATGGTCATGCCGGTAATGGCGACATCTTTGTCAATGATGCTGTGAGCTGGAACTCGGGGAATACCCTGACGCTGGAAGCAGAGCGCAACATCAACCTGAATGCCGCGATCAATGCAGGACAGGGCGGCTTGACACTGAATGCGGTTAATACCATCAGCGCACCGGCAGCGGTGAACGTCAAAACCTTCACACTGAATGGTGGCAACTGGATACAAAACAGCAGCAACCTGGCCGCCTTTAGCGCGCAGGATTTTCGCATCAACGGCGGCAGCTTTTTACGTGCAGCCGGTGGCGATGGCAGTAGTGGCAATGCGTATCGGATTGCAGATGTATACGGCTTGCAAGGCGTGGGCAGCAGTCCTGCTTTGCTGGCAGGCAGCTATCGCCTGACGAATGATATCGATGCCAGTGGTACGGCAAACTGGAACAACGGTGCGGGCTTTGTACCTATCGGCGATGCCGCCAATTCGTTCAAGGGCAATTTCGACGGGCAAGGCTATGTGGTCGCAAATATGACGATCAATCGCCTGTCGCAGAATTACGTCGGCTTATTTGGCCAGGTTGAAAATGGCAGCCTCAGCAATATCGGCGTCATAGGCGGCAGTTTCGTCGGTGCGGCATATGTCGGGCCGCTGGCTGGTTCCTTGCTGAATTCGTCGGTCCACAATGCGCACGCTACCGGGAGTGCGAGTGGTAATGAAGGTGGTAGCGATTTTGTCGGTGGTTTGGTGGGCGTCAACTATCAGGGCAGCAGCATCACGAAATCCTTCGCTACCGGCGTAGTGAGCGGTATCAATAACGTTGGTGGCCTGGTCGGCTGGAACTACGGACAGATAGACCAGGCGTATGCCAGCGGGAATGTGAATGGGCAGCAGGGTGTGGGTGGCCTGGTCGGTTTGAATGATGGCGGGCAGATCCGCAATGCGTATGCGACCGGCGCGGTCAGGGGTGTTACGGGTGTCGGCGGCCTGATAGGCAACATCCAGGATGGCGGACAAGTACGCAACACCTATGCAAGCGGGGCCGTTACTGGCAGCGGCAGCAATATCGGCGGGCTGGTTGGCAGTAATGAGATCCGGACTCCCGGAGCCACGCTCGCCACGATAGATGCCAGTTATTGGAACACACAGACTTCCGGGCGCGGCAGCAGTGCAGGTGGTGAAGGTCGCACCACTCAAGAAATGCAGGGTGGAGGCTCACGTCCGATTTTTGCAGGATGGGATTTTGCAAGTATCTGGAAACGGGATGTTGGAGTTCCGGTTTTTGTCTGGAATTTCACTCCCAAGACGGTTGCGTCTGTCACGCAGAATAATGCTTTGACAGAAAGCGTCACTGCAATACAGGCATCGACAGCGGCAGATACAAAAACAGGCACTAGGCAGACAGATGCAAACATTTTATTGAAATCCACCAGTCCTTCTCTCATTGAAACTACGCTGAAAAGCCAAGCTGAGATATTTGAGGAAAATATGAAATTGCTCGCGGAGCTGATCGCGAAATCTAAAAAGTTAGCAGACGGTACTGATCCCCAGGTGACGGAGAGTGGTAACGGGAAGATCGATAGTTTGATTGGCGATCTTGTGAAAACTATATTGCCAAGTAATGTATTAAACCCGACTCAGATAGCCGCCATCGTTGCCGAAGTAAACAAACAAATAGCTGGTGCTAAGCCTCTTGATTTAAATAATGTCCAGCCACTGTCTGATCCAGCCGCAAACGGAACCAAAGGTGTCTCAGTAAGTGATGCCAGAAGAAACGCCCTCAACGAGCGGATGGCAGAGCGCGATAAAGCGAAAGGCGAGCTCAAGGCGCAAGGTGCAGCCATACAGACTGCAGCTGATCAGATGATGTCGGGTGCAATAACTGCGCTAGTGACGGGCGTTTTAAATGCGGGATTAGAAGTTTTAGGTACACCGATCACAAGCCAGGCGCCGGGCAAGGTCGCTACCAATGGGACTACTAATGGAGGTACTGCCGCCCCGCAGGATGTTAAGGCACATATCGACGAGCTCAATCAGATGGTGCAGGATAGGATGGGCCAGATGAGGGACTTCATTGCAAGTATGAAGGAAGTGGAAGCAGGAGCAATGGCAGCGATCGGTGGAGGTACACCTGCAGGTGCGGCGGCCGCAACTCAGGTTCCAGGCACGGCCGCCAATAATGGGACTGCCACGTTACCGGAGCTGACAGACCCGATGGCAAAAATCCAGGCAATGCAGCAGGCTCTTGCCGAAAAGCGGAACGAGGCAAGAGCAAATGCAAACGCAAACACGGCGGCACAGCTAGACGCGGGCTTGGCAACTGCTGATCAAATACGGGCTGCTGGCCAGAAAGGGATGCAGAACGGGATAACTGCAGCGGCTGCCGGCATTGCAAACGGGGCTGGCAGTTTGTCGGGGACAGCGATAGGTGCAACGCTTGCAGAGAAAACTGCCGCCGCCGCTACGCTGGGCAACAGGACTAATACAGTCAGGCCCAGCATGCGCGATGTGTTGGCTACCCAGACCCTGACTCCAGCGGCAGGCAGACCTGCGACAGGTGCAGGTTCAGCAGCCAATGTGGGGACAGCTTTATCGCCAGATGCTGCCGCTTTATTGCAAAAAGGAGTGGAGATGGCTGTAAGAGACGGACAACGCCCGACCGCGGTTTCAGATTTGCTGGGTAAGTAA